Proteins co-encoded in one Cataglyphis hispanica isolate Lineage 1 chromosome 4, ULB_Chis1_1.0, whole genome shotgun sequence genomic window:
- the LOC126849038 gene encoding dual specificity protein phosphatase CDC14A-like isoform X6: MEDVNEILVCATEFIKDRLYFVTLRTTMKPKSTPNTHYFSIDNELVYENFYADFGPLNLAMLYRYCQKVNKKLKGIALSKKKLVHYTTMDSEKRVNAAFLMGSYAILYCKRTAQEVYECLTKSANNPSFIMFRDASIGPPCYQISLRDCLSAIYKCHQLGFFNFEDFCVKEYEHFERVENGDLNWIVPGKFIAFCGPHARSKMEDGYPLHGPESYFTYFRRNNVTTIIRLNKKVYDASSFTDAGFTHKDLFFMDGSTPTDSIMHQFLKIAENANGAVAVHCKAGLGRTGSLIGCYIMKHYHLTAHETIAWIRICRPGSVIGHQQQWLEKKETYLRSLLKEPLENRNLVHDYGIYSIAGRPSTTSFQENTKSLMEDNVSGIMHRVDEIKLDDPGPAAGASSMNRYSTLTQGDKLCRIKARRRGISTSQTPLNTNTGTSTVGQSQKGTITTLVANKERDPTKRLLSRSTATTVKSARTTKSYKSAFIR, from the exons ATGGAGGATGTAAATGAGATTTTGGTATGTGCAACTGAATTTATAAAAG ATCGATTGTACTTTGTCACACTAAGAACAACAATGAAACCAAAAAGTACTCCAAACACACATTATTTCAGCATTGACAATGAATTGgtgtatgaaaatttttatgccgATTTTGGACCCCTCAATCTGGCCATGCTATATAGATACTGTCAAAaggtcaataaaaaattaaaagggaTTGCACTCAGTAAAAAGAAACTTGTGCATTATACGACAATGGATTCGGAAAAAAGAGTGAATGCTGCATTTCTCATGGGAAGTTATGcg atattgtaCTGTAAGCGTACAGCACAAGAAGTTTATGAATGTTTGACTAAAAGTGCAAATAATCCTTCATTTATTATGTTCCGTGATGCCTCCATTGGACCACCATGTTATCAGATATCATTAAGGGATTGTCTAAGTGCTATATACAAGTGCCATCAACTTGGTTTCTTTAATTTCGAAGATTTCTGTGTTAAAGAATATGAACACTTTGAAAGAGTTGAGAATGGAGATTTAAATTGGATAGTTCCGGGAAAGTTTATTGCTTTCTGTGGCCCACATGCAAGATCTAAGATGGAAGATG gttATCCATTGCACGGTCCAGAATCATATTTTACCTATTTCCGCCGTAATAATGTAACAACAATTATACGGCTTAATAAAAAGGTTTATGACGCGTCGAGCTTTACTGACGCTGGCTTTAcacataaagatttattttttatggatGGCTCGACGCCAACGGATTCTATAATGCATCAGTTTCTCAAAATAGCAGAAAACGCAAATGGCGCAGTTGCTGTTCATTGTAAAGCAGGCCTTGGAAGGACAGGTTCTCTCATAGGTTGTTACATTATGAAACATTATCATTTAACCGCTCATGAAACAATTGCTTGGATAAGAATATGTAGGCCAGGTTCTGTAATTGGTCACCAGCAACAATGGCTAGAGAA aaAGGAGACATATCTTCGATCATTATTGAAAGAACCACTCGAAAACAGAAATTTAGTCCATGATTATGGAATATACTCGATAGCTGGTAGACCCAGTACAACTTCTTTCCAGGAGAATACAAAGAGTCTGATGGAAGATAATGTATCAGGAATAATGCATCGTGtggatgaaataaaattagatgatCCTGGACCAGCAGCTGGAGCTAGCTCGATGAATAGATACAGTACACTAACTCAGGGTGATAAATTATGCAGAATCAAAGCTAGAAGAAGAGGCATATCGACGTCTCAAACTCCTCTTAATACAAATACAGGGACATCCACTGTTGGGCA GAGTCAGAAAGGAACCATTACTACTTTAGTGgcaaataaagaaagagatcCCACTAAAAGACTTTTATCACGATCCACTGCAACAACAGTGAAGAG
- the LOC126849038 gene encoding dual specificity protein phosphatase CDC14A-like isoform X5, with amino-acid sequence MEDVNEILVCATEFIKDRLYFVTLRTTMKPKSTPNTHYFSIDNELVYENFYADFGPLNLAMLYRYCQKVNKKLKGIALSKKKLVHYTTMDSEKRVNAAFLMGSYAILYCKRTAQEVYECLTKSANNPSFIMFRDASIGPPCYQISLRDCLSAIYKCHQLGFFNFEDFCVKEYEHFERVENGDLNWIVPGKFIAFCGPHARSKMEDGYPLHGPESYFTYFRRNNVTTIIRLNKKVYDASSFTDAGFTHKDLFFMDGSTPTDSIMHQFLKIAENANGAVAVHCKAGLGRTGSLIGCYIMKHYHLTAHETIAWIRICRPGSVIGHQQQWLEKKETYLRSLLKEPLENRNLVHDYGIYSIAGRPSTTSFQENTKSLMEDNVSGIMHRVDEIKLDDPGPAAGASSMNRYSTLTQGDKLCRIKARRRGISTSQTPLNTNTGTSTVGHPYLGSLLQTRSQKGTITTLVANKERDPTKRLLSRSTATTVKSARTTKSYKSAFIR; translated from the exons ATGGAGGATGTAAATGAGATTTTGGTATGTGCAACTGAATTTATAAAAG ATCGATTGTACTTTGTCACACTAAGAACAACAATGAAACCAAAAAGTACTCCAAACACACATTATTTCAGCATTGACAATGAATTGgtgtatgaaaatttttatgccgATTTTGGACCCCTCAATCTGGCCATGCTATATAGATACTGTCAAAaggtcaataaaaaattaaaagggaTTGCACTCAGTAAAAAGAAACTTGTGCATTATACGACAATGGATTCGGAAAAAAGAGTGAATGCTGCATTTCTCATGGGAAGTTATGcg atattgtaCTGTAAGCGTACAGCACAAGAAGTTTATGAATGTTTGACTAAAAGTGCAAATAATCCTTCATTTATTATGTTCCGTGATGCCTCCATTGGACCACCATGTTATCAGATATCATTAAGGGATTGTCTAAGTGCTATATACAAGTGCCATCAACTTGGTTTCTTTAATTTCGAAGATTTCTGTGTTAAAGAATATGAACACTTTGAAAGAGTTGAGAATGGAGATTTAAATTGGATAGTTCCGGGAAAGTTTATTGCTTTCTGTGGCCCACATGCAAGATCTAAGATGGAAGATG gttATCCATTGCACGGTCCAGAATCATATTTTACCTATTTCCGCCGTAATAATGTAACAACAATTATACGGCTTAATAAAAAGGTTTATGACGCGTCGAGCTTTACTGACGCTGGCTTTAcacataaagatttattttttatggatGGCTCGACGCCAACGGATTCTATAATGCATCAGTTTCTCAAAATAGCAGAAAACGCAAATGGCGCAGTTGCTGTTCATTGTAAAGCAGGCCTTGGAAGGACAGGTTCTCTCATAGGTTGTTACATTATGAAACATTATCATTTAACCGCTCATGAAACAATTGCTTGGATAAGAATATGTAGGCCAGGTTCTGTAATTGGTCACCAGCAACAATGGCTAGAGAA aaAGGAGACATATCTTCGATCATTATTGAAAGAACCACTCGAAAACAGAAATTTAGTCCATGATTATGGAATATACTCGATAGCTGGTAGACCCAGTACAACTTCTTTCCAGGAGAATACAAAGAGTCTGATGGAAGATAATGTATCAGGAATAATGCATCGTGtggatgaaataaaattagatgatCCTGGACCAGCAGCTGGAGCTAGCTCGATGAATAGATACAGTACACTAACTCAGGGTGATAAATTATGCAGAATCAAAGCTAGAAGAAGAGGCATATCGACGTCTCAAACTCCTCTTAATACAAATACAGGGACATCCACTGTTGGGCA TCCATATTTGGGATCTTTGTTACAAACTAGGAGTCAGAAAGGAACCATTACTACTTTAGTGgcaaataaagaaagagatcCCACTAAAAGACTTTTATCACGATCCACTGCAACAACAGTGAAGAG
- the LOC126849160 gene encoding outer dense fiber protein 3-like, translating into MAAPVFYTRNLFFFLAVAVNWCDSLFHAHYTGCTWWTLASSEQHLLQRDIAVVVATAGHHRPTSLSNKIPYRKIGPELARNIAHTRVCPGPVYKLPTLVGYNGHDPSRHRNPAFSMQARTGIKTYIIGPGPHYNIRNLTKSGSDNPPAYTIRGKEILKLRDLAPGPGAYSPESCPPMNHNRRAPAYSIKSRGIMKILDEGPGPNSYSLPTCIGPKVPDKRAQGAFSISHYHDIREKFMSPGPAAYVNIDHNMIKRRSPAYSLKGRHFLAEKFRGPAPIFYPLYDTQKRQPKYSFGIKHSECAGIPLTQLDED; encoded by the exons ATGGCCGCTCCGGTATTTTACACGCGCAATTTATTCTTCTTCCTGGCTGTCGCCGTCAATTGGTGCGATTCGTTATTTCACGCACATTATACTGGTTGCACTTGGTGGACACTCGCATCATCGGAACAGCATCTTTTGCAACGCGAtatcgccgtcgtcgtcgccacCGCCGGTCACCATCGTCCA ACTTCTCTTAGTAATAAAATACCCTATAGAAAAATAGGGCCAGAATTAGCAAGAAACATTGCACATACCCGCGTGT gTCCTGGCCCAGTTTACAAATTGCCAACGTTAGTTGGCTATAACGGCCATGATCCCTCTCGGCACAGAAATCCAGCGTTCAGTATGCAAGCTCGAACTggtataaaaacttatataataggGCCTGGTcctcattataatattaggaATTTAACAAAGTCTGGATCTGATAATCCACCTGCATATACAATTAGAggcaaagaaatattaaaat tacgAGATTTAGCGCCGGGACCTGGGGCTTATTCTCCCGAATCGTGCCCACCGATGAATCATAATCGTAGAGCACCAGCTTATAGTATAAAGTCACGTGGTATAATGAAAATTCTAGACGAAGGACCTGGACCAAATTCGTATTCTTTACCGACGTGTATAGGACCTAAAGTGCCCGATAAGCGTGCTCAGGGTGCATTTTCTAT tTCTCATTATCATGATATTCGTGAGAAGTTTATGAGTCCAGGTCCAGCCGCATATGTCAATATTGatcataatatgataaaacgaCGAAGTCCGGCGTATAGTTTGAAAGGAAGACACTTCTTAGCAGAAAAATTTCGCGGTCCGGCACCGATTTTTTATCCGTTGTATGATACGCAAAAGCGACAACCTAAGTATTCCTTTGGCATCAAGCATAGTGAATGTGCTGGAATACCTTTAACACAACTTGACGAAGATTGA
- the LOC126849040 gene encoding outer dense fiber protein 3-like isoform X1: MSVKKERKKGGDAGENEKRMLTEPHDLCLIVSPGPKYQLKTVVGYKNHCISKYRNPAYTFGGKYRFFFEELDGPGPKYMIEKRKHKGFTFGYALKRREIFLGPGPKYKLPDVHQGPFFSMKWRTKKKKSDETPGPYYVKPIADAPAFFMGRMLVTKSIIGNAGFYPSYNPEVVKPRAPKYTMVGRHEIQMISKSPGPIYAFRPPKPIPSFSFGIRHSKCAPPYITECDKQC, encoded by the exons atgtcagTGAAAAAAGAGCGAAAAAAAGGCGGGGATGCGGGTGAAAATGAGAAAAGGATGCTAACAGAGCCGCATGACCTGTGCCTTATTG tatctCCTGGGCCTAAATATCAACTCAAGACAGTCGTCGGTTACAAAAATCATTGTATCTCGAAATATCGAAATCCAGCATATACATTTGGTGGAAAGTATCGTTTCTTCTTTGAGGAACTAGATGGTCCAGGACCGAAGTACATGATTGAGAAACGCAAACATAAGGGATTCACCTTTGGATATGCCTTAAAACGTCGgg AAATCTTTCTCGGACCTGGTCCAAAGTATAAATTGCCAGATGTTCATCAGGgtccttttttttcaatgaaatggaggactaaaaagaaaaaaagtgatgAAACACCAGGGCCTTATTATGTTAAACCTATCGCTGATGCGCCCGCATTTTTCAT GGGACGCATGCTCGTGACGAAATCCATAATCGGTAACGCAGGTTTCTATCCATCGTACAACCCGGAAGTGGTAAAACCCAGGGCCCCGAAGTACACTATGGTTGGTAGACATGAAATACAAATGATTTCCAAAAGTCCCGGTCCGATATATGCCTTTCGACCACCTAAGCCAATTCCCTCCTTTTCGTTCGGTATAAGGCATAGTAAATGTGCGCCACCTTATATAACTGAATGTGACAAACAATGTTAG
- the LOC126849040 gene encoding outer dense fiber protein 3-like isoform X2, translating into MQYKISPGPKYQLKTVVGYKNHCISKYRNPAYTFGGKYRFFFEELDGPGPKYMIEKRKHKGFTFGYALKRREIFLGPGPKYKLPDVHQGPFFSMKWRTKKKKSDETPGPYYVKPIADAPAFFMGRMLVTKSIIGNAGFYPSYNPEVVKPRAPKYTMVGRHEIQMISKSPGPIYAFRPPKPIPSFSFGIRHSKCAPPYITECDKQC; encoded by the exons atgcaatataaaa tatctCCTGGGCCTAAATATCAACTCAAGACAGTCGTCGGTTACAAAAATCATTGTATCTCGAAATATCGAAATCCAGCATATACATTTGGTGGAAAGTATCGTTTCTTCTTTGAGGAACTAGATGGTCCAGGACCGAAGTACATGATTGAGAAACGCAAACATAAGGGATTCACCTTTGGATATGCCTTAAAACGTCGgg AAATCTTTCTCGGACCTGGTCCAAAGTATAAATTGCCAGATGTTCATCAGGgtccttttttttcaatgaaatggaggactaaaaagaaaaaaagtgatgAAACACCAGGGCCTTATTATGTTAAACCTATCGCTGATGCGCCCGCATTTTTCAT GGGACGCATGCTCGTGACGAAATCCATAATCGGTAACGCAGGTTTCTATCCATCGTACAACCCGGAAGTGGTAAAACCCAGGGCCCCGAAGTACACTATGGTTGGTAGACATGAAATACAAATGATTTCCAAAAGTCCCGGTCCGATATATGCCTTTCGACCACCTAAGCCAATTCCCTCCTTTTCGTTCGGTATAAGGCATAGTAAATGTGCGCCACCTTATATAACTGAATGTGACAAACAATGTTAG